Proteins encoded in a region of the Diospyros lotus cultivar Yz01 chromosome 9, ASM1463336v1, whole genome shotgun sequence genome:
- the LOC127810064 gene encoding phragmoplastin DRP1C isoform X3, translating to MATMESLIGLVNRIQRACTVLGDHGGEGSLWEALPSVAVVGGQSSGKSSVLESVVGRDFLPRGSGIVTRRPLVLQLHKIEGASEHAEFLHAPKKRFTDFAAVRKEIADETDRITGKTKQISNVPIQLSIYSPNEGQPDSIVQDIENMVRSYVEKPNCIILAISPANQDIATSDAIKLAREVDPTGERTFGVLTKLDLMDKGTNALDVLEGRQYRLQHPWVGIVNRSQADINKNVDMINARRKEQEYFESSPEYGHLAHKMGSEYLAKLLSKHLETVIRQRIPSIIALINKTIDELNAELDRIGRPISVDGGAQLLTILEMCRAFDRVFKEHIDGGRPGGDRIYGVFDNQLPAAMKKLPLDRHLSLNNVRKVISEADGYQPHLVAPEQGYRRLIDGSLGYFKGPAEASVDAVHLVLKELVRKSLAQTQELKRFPSLQSDIAAAANDALERFRDESRKAVLRLVEMESTYLTVEFFRKLHFESEKNPPANAPGPNVDRYSENHLRRIGTNVTGYVNMVCDTLKNSIPKAIVFCQVLQAKKNLLSQFYAQVGRREKEQLGKMLDEDPSLMEKRNQLAKRLELYKSARDEIDSVAWK from the exons ATGGCCACAATGGAGAGCTTGATTGGGCTGGTCAATAGAATCCAAAGGGCCTGCACCGTCTTGGGCGATCATGGCGGCGAAGGCTCCCTCTGGGAAGCGCTTCCCTCCGTCGCCGTCGTCGGAGGTCAG AGTTCTGGGAAGTCATCGGTCTTGGAAAGTGTTGTTGGAAGAGACTTTCTGCCCCGTGGATCGG GTATTGTTACTAGGAGGCCATTGGTGTTGCAATTACACAAGATAGAAGGGGCATCTGAGCATGCAGAGTTTCTTCATGCACCAAAGAAGAGGTTCACTGATTTTG CTGCTGTGAGGAAGGAGATTGCAGATGAAACAGACCGTATTACAGGGAAGACTAAGCAAATCTCCAACGTTCCAATTCAACTGAGCATTTATTCTCCAAATG AGGGACAACCAGACAGTATTGTTCAAGATATTGAAAATATGGTCCGCTCTTATGTTGAGAAG CCTAATTGCATTATACTGGCAATCTCTCCTGCTAATCAAGATATTGCCACTTCTGATGCTATAAAGCTTGCAAGAGAAGTTGATCCTACAG GTGAAAGAACTTTTGGGGTGCTAACGAAACTTGATCTGATGGACAAGGGAACAAATGCTCTGGAT GTTCTTGAAGGAAGACAATACAGGCTTCAACATCCCTGGGTTGGGATTGTGAACAGATCACAAGCAGATATCAACAAAAATGTCGACATGATTAATGCTCGTCGAAAGGAGCAGGAGTATTTCGAGTCTAGCCCAGAATATGGACACTTGGCACATAAGATGGGTTCAGAGTATCTGGCAAAACTTCTATCCAAG CATTTGGAGACTGTTATCAGGCAGCGTATACCGAGTATAATTGCATTGATAAATAAGACAATTGATGAGCTTAACGCGGAGTTGGACCGAATCGGCAGGCCTATTTCTGTAGATGGAGGG GCCCAGCTCTTAACGATTTTGGAAATGTGTCGTGCATTTGACCGCGTGTTTAAGGAACACATTGATGGAGG GCGACCAGGTGGTGATCGGATATATGGTGTTTTTGACAATCAACTACCAGCTGCCATGAAAAAGCTTCCATTGGATCGGCATCTCTCTCTAAATAATGTCAGGAAAGTTATTTCAGAAGCAGATGGGTACCAGCCCCATTTGGTTGCTCCAGAACAAGGGTACAGAAGACTGATTGATGGATCTCTCGGTTACTTCAAAGGCCCAGCTGAAGCCTCTGTTGATGCT GTACACCTCGTTCTGAAAGAACTTGTGAGGAAGTCCCTAGCACAAACACAG GAATTGAAGCGATTCCCATCGCTTCAATCTGATATAGCAGCTGCTGCAAATGATGCACTGGAGAGATTTCGTGATGAAAGCCGAAAGGCAGTTTTAAGGCTGGTTGAGATGGAATCTACTTATTTGACTGTAGAATTTTTCCGCAAGCTTCATTTTGAATCAGAGAAGAATCCTCCTGCAAATGCCCCAGGTCCAAATGTGGACCGATACTCAGAAAATCACCTCAGGAGGATCG GAACAAATGTCACAGGTTACGTTAATATGGTTTGTGATACACTCAAGAATTCAATCCCCAAGGCAATTGTTTTTTGCCAAGTCCTGCAGGCCAAGAAAAATCTGCTCAGCCAATTTTATGCTCAAGTTGGGAGGAGGGAG AAGGAGCAGCTTGGGAAAATGTTGGATGAGGATCCATCTTTGATGGAAAAGAGAAACCAACTAGCCAAGAGGCTTGAACTGTACAAGTCCGCCAGAGATGAAATCGACTCGGTTGCATGGAAGTGA
- the LOC127810064 gene encoding phragmoplastin DRP1C isoform X1, translating to MATMESLIGLVNRIQRACTVLGDHGGEGSLWEALPSVAVVGGQSSGKSSVLESVVGRDFLPRGSGIVTRRPLVLQLHKIEGASEHAEFLHAPKKRFTDFAAVRKEIADETDRITGKTKQISNVPIQLSIYSPNVVNLTLIDLPGLTKVAVEGQPDSIVQDIENMVRSYVEKPNCIILAISPANQDIATSDAIKLAREVDPTGERTFGVLTKLDLMDKGTNALDVLEGRQYRLQHPWVGIVNRSQADINKNVDMINARRKEQEYFESSPEYGHLAHKMGSEYLAKLLSKHLETVIRQRIPSIIALINKTIDELNAELDRIGRPISVDGGAQLLTILEMCRAFDRVFKEHIDGGRPGGDRIYGVFDNQLPAAMKKLPLDRHLSLNNVRKVISEADGYQPHLVAPEQGYRRLIDGSLGYFKGPAEASVDAVHLVLKELVRKSLAQTQELKRFPSLQSDIAAAANDALERFRDESRKAVLRLVEMESTYLTVEFFRKLHFESEKNPPANAPGPNVDRYSENHLRRIGTNVTGYVNMVCDTLKNSIPKAIVFCQVLQAKKNLLSQFYAQVGRREKEQLGKMLDEDPSLMEKRNQLAKRLELYKSARDEIDSVAWK from the exons ATGGCCACAATGGAGAGCTTGATTGGGCTGGTCAATAGAATCCAAAGGGCCTGCACCGTCTTGGGCGATCATGGCGGCGAAGGCTCCCTCTGGGAAGCGCTTCCCTCCGTCGCCGTCGTCGGAGGTCAG AGTTCTGGGAAGTCATCGGTCTTGGAAAGTGTTGTTGGAAGAGACTTTCTGCCCCGTGGATCGG GTATTGTTACTAGGAGGCCATTGGTGTTGCAATTACACAAGATAGAAGGGGCATCTGAGCATGCAGAGTTTCTTCATGCACCAAAGAAGAGGTTCACTGATTTTG CTGCTGTGAGGAAGGAGATTGCAGATGAAACAGACCGTATTACAGGGAAGACTAAGCAAATCTCCAACGTTCCAATTCAACTGAGCATTTATTCTCCAAATG TTGTAAACTTAACCCTCATAGATCTTCCTGGACTGACAAAGGTTGCTGTGG AGGGACAACCAGACAGTATTGTTCAAGATATTGAAAATATGGTCCGCTCTTATGTTGAGAAG CCTAATTGCATTATACTGGCAATCTCTCCTGCTAATCAAGATATTGCCACTTCTGATGCTATAAAGCTTGCAAGAGAAGTTGATCCTACAG GTGAAAGAACTTTTGGGGTGCTAACGAAACTTGATCTGATGGACAAGGGAACAAATGCTCTGGAT GTTCTTGAAGGAAGACAATACAGGCTTCAACATCCCTGGGTTGGGATTGTGAACAGATCACAAGCAGATATCAACAAAAATGTCGACATGATTAATGCTCGTCGAAAGGAGCAGGAGTATTTCGAGTCTAGCCCAGAATATGGACACTTGGCACATAAGATGGGTTCAGAGTATCTGGCAAAACTTCTATCCAAG CATTTGGAGACTGTTATCAGGCAGCGTATACCGAGTATAATTGCATTGATAAATAAGACAATTGATGAGCTTAACGCGGAGTTGGACCGAATCGGCAGGCCTATTTCTGTAGATGGAGGG GCCCAGCTCTTAACGATTTTGGAAATGTGTCGTGCATTTGACCGCGTGTTTAAGGAACACATTGATGGAGG GCGACCAGGTGGTGATCGGATATATGGTGTTTTTGACAATCAACTACCAGCTGCCATGAAAAAGCTTCCATTGGATCGGCATCTCTCTCTAAATAATGTCAGGAAAGTTATTTCAGAAGCAGATGGGTACCAGCCCCATTTGGTTGCTCCAGAACAAGGGTACAGAAGACTGATTGATGGATCTCTCGGTTACTTCAAAGGCCCAGCTGAAGCCTCTGTTGATGCT GTACACCTCGTTCTGAAAGAACTTGTGAGGAAGTCCCTAGCACAAACACAG GAATTGAAGCGATTCCCATCGCTTCAATCTGATATAGCAGCTGCTGCAAATGATGCACTGGAGAGATTTCGTGATGAAAGCCGAAAGGCAGTTTTAAGGCTGGTTGAGATGGAATCTACTTATTTGACTGTAGAATTTTTCCGCAAGCTTCATTTTGAATCAGAGAAGAATCCTCCTGCAAATGCCCCAGGTCCAAATGTGGACCGATACTCAGAAAATCACCTCAGGAGGATCG GAACAAATGTCACAGGTTACGTTAATATGGTTTGTGATACACTCAAGAATTCAATCCCCAAGGCAATTGTTTTTTGCCAAGTCCTGCAGGCCAAGAAAAATCTGCTCAGCCAATTTTATGCTCAAGTTGGGAGGAGGGAG AAGGAGCAGCTTGGGAAAATGTTGGATGAGGATCCATCTTTGATGGAAAAGAGAAACCAACTAGCCAAGAGGCTTGAACTGTACAAGTCCGCCAGAGATGAAATCGACTCGGTTGCATGGAAGTGA
- the LOC127809566 gene encoding two-component response regulator ORR21 isoform X3 — protein sequence MAVLQKLPHSSAAANGPSVCKAEVVVPDQFPAGLRVLVVDDDITCLRILEQMLRRCMYNVTTCSQATVALSMLRERKGFFDLVLSDVHMPDIDGFKLLELVGLEMDLPVILMSADGRTSAVMRGVRHGACDYLIKPIREELLKNIWQHVVRKKWNENKEHEHSGSFDDNDLHKRGADDGEYASSVNEGAEGILKTQQKRKDTKDEDDGEMENDDPATAKKPRVVWSVELHQQFVSAVNHLGIDKAVPKRILELMSVPGLTREDVASHLQKFRLYLKRVSGVTQQTGIPTSYCGHVDQNAKLGTLGRFDIQALAASSQIPTQTLAALHAELLGRPTGNLLLPGMDQSLPQASLRGPKGIPVDPGVAYGQPLMRCPSNISKQSPQTIFTADDVHSGLGVWPTNGLGTAVPNRNLGGLGAQSGNFLMGMLQHQQQQTRQQQQQQQSILPEPSRSINVQPSCLVVPSYSSASFQAGKSPTSVNHNCSFNRNFATDYSYVAQANSSSFGVGQFSDGDLKTDVLNGYSGPGAISPSVLSCSTNADNGASRQLQSTILASNAARQFPGLASNVCDIEGSYCTEAGQVLDQDTLRNSGFVGKGTSIPSRFAVDEPESPMCSCGKMYGENHGDKVKQEPTVESSFLFPLLLVLLLVLLISGAF from the exons ATGGCTGTTCTGCAGAAGCTGCCGCATTCGAGCGCGGCGGCTAACGGGCCGTCGGTTTGCAAAGCAGAGGTGGTGGTACCGGATCAGTTTCCGGCGGGTTTGAGAGTTCTTGTTGTGGATGACGATATTACCTGCTTGAGGATTTTGGAGCAAATGCTTCGCAGGTGCATGTATAACG TCACTACTTGCTCACAGGCTACTGTCGCTTTGAGCATGTTACGTGAGAGGAAAGGTTTCTTTGATCTGGTTCTTAGTGATGTTCATATGCCTGATATCGATGGCTTTAAACTCCTTGAGCTTGTTGGGTTGGAGATGGACCTTCCTGTCATTT TGATGTCAGCTGATGGAAGAACCAGTGCAGTTATGAGGGGAGTCAGACACGGGGCAtgtgattatttaattaagcCTATACGTGAAGAATTGTTGAAGAATATATGGCAGCATGTTGTAAGGAAAAAGTGGAACGAAAATAAAGAACATGAGCATTCTGgtagttttgatgataatgaCCTGCATAAACGAGGAGCTGATGATGGCGAATACGCTTCTTCTGTTAATGAAGGAGCAGAAGGAATATTAAAAACACAACAAAAGAGGAAAGATAcaaaagatgaagatgatggtgaaatggaaaatgatgaCCCAGCTACAGCTAAGAAGCCACGTGTTGTGTGGTCTGTTGAGCTCCATCAGCAATTTGTTAGTGCTGTAAATCATCTCGGGATTGATA AGGCTGTACCGAAGAGAATTCTTGAATTGATGAGTGTTCCTGGTTTAACAAGAGAAGATGTTGCAAGCCATTTACAG AAATTCAGACTGTATCTTAAGAGGGTAAGTGGAGTAACTCAACAAACTGGAATTCCTACTTCATATTGTGGGCATGTTGACCAGAATGCAAAACTGGGTACACTAGGAAGATTTGATATTCAAGCTTTGGCTGCTTCTAGCCAAATTCCAACGCAAACCTTAGCTGCTTTGCATGCTGAGCTTTTGGGTCGACCCACTGGTAACTTATTGCTGCCTGGAATGGACCAGTCACTACCGCAAGCATCTCTACGGGGACCCAAAGGCATCCCTGTTGATCCTGGTGTGGCATATGGCCAGCCTTTGATGAGATGTCCATCCAACATTTCCAAACAGTCTCCACAAACAATCTTTACTGCTGATGATGTCCATTCAGGACTTGGAGTGTGGCCAACTAATGGCCTTGGTACTGCGGTGCCCAACCGCAATCTTGGTGGCTTGGGTGCCCAAAGTGGTAATTTCTTAATGGGTATGTTGCAACATCAGCAACAACAGACAcgccagcagcagcagcaacagcagTCTATATTACCAGAACCCAGCCGTTCAATTAATGTGCAGCCTTCTTGCCTGGTGGTTCCCTCTTATTCATCAGCCAGCTTTCAAGCAGGAAAGAGTCCCACTTCGGTCAATCATAACTGTAGCTTTAACAGGAATTTTGCTACGGATTACAGCTATGTAGCTCAGGCAAATAGCTCCTCATTTGGTGTTGGACAATTCTCGGATGGAGATCTGAAGACAGATGTGCTTAATGGGTACTCAGGCCCTGGTGCCATTTCTCCGTCTGTGTTATCTTGCTCGACAAATGCTGATAATGGTGCTAGTAGGCAACTTCAGAGCACAATACTGGCATCCAATGCTGCCAGACAGTTCCCAGGGCTTGCTTCTAATGTATGTGATATCGAAGGTTCTTATTGCACTGAGGCAGGTCAAGTACTTGATCAGGACACACTAAGAAATAGTGGATTTGTTGGTAAAGGTACTTCCATCCCTAGCAG
- the LOC127810063 gene encoding adagio protein 3: MGMDEKDDDAGYRSSGKRLKCARDEEEEEQQQQEEEEEEEEEAGGKSELPLKPSGFFYPMMPSAFVVSDALEPDFPIIYVNKVFEIFTGYHADEVLGRNCRFLQYRDPRAQRRHPLVDPVVVSEIRRCLEEGIEFQGELLNFRKDGTPLVNRLRLAPIHGDDGTVTHVIGIQVFSEAKIDMNSVSYPVFKETCQEQFDQSGKYPQKSGQLPYNQHQEICGILQLSDEVLAHNILSRLTPRDVASIGSVCRRIRLLTKNEHVRKMVCQNAWGREVTGTLELMTKKLGWGRLARELTTLEAVCWRKLKVGGAVEPSRCNFSACAAGNRLVLFGGEGVNMQPMDDTFVLNLDAANPEWRRVSVESSPPGRWGHTLSCLNGSWLVVFGGCGRQGLLNDVFILDLDAEQPTWKQVSGGTPPLPRSWHSSCTIEGSKLVVSGGCTDAGVLLSDTYLLDLTTDNPTWREIPTSWAPPSRLGHSLSVYGRTKILMFGGLAKSGNLRLRSGEAYTIDLEDERPQWRQLECGGAYTGIGGQNAVVPPPRLDHVAVSMPCGRIIIFGGSIAGLHSPSQLFLLDPSEEKLSWRVLNAPGQSPKFAWGHSTCVVGGTRVLVLGGHTGEEWILNELHELCLASRQDSDP, translated from the exons atgGGGATGGACGAAAAGGACGACGACGCCGGCTATCGGAGCTCCGGCAAGAGGCTAAAATGCGCCAgagatgaggaggaggaggagcagcagcagcaggaggaggaggaggaagaggaggaggaggctgGAGGAAAGAGCGAGCTGCCGCTGAAGCCGAGCGGCTTCTTCTACCCGATGATGCCGTCGGCTTTCGTCGTTTCCGATGCTCTTGAGCCCGATTTTCCGATCATTTACGTCAACAAGGTGTTCGAAATCTTCACCGGCTATCATGCCGACGAAGTTCTCGGCCGGAACTG TCGGTTCCTACAATACAGAGACCCTCGTGCCCAAAGAAGGCACCCTTTAGTCGATCCTGTTGTTGTTTCAGAGATCAGAAGATGTCTCGAGGAAGGCATTGAATTCCAGGGTGAGCTTCTGAACTTCAGAAAAGATGGTACTCCCCTGGTGAACAGGCTAAGACTTGCCCCCATACATGGTGATGATGGAACAGTGACACATGTGATAGGAATTCAAGTGTTTTCTGAAGCAAAAATAGATATGAATAGTGTATCTTATCCAGTTTTTAAAGAAACTTGCCAGGAGCAATTTGATCAATCTGGTAAATACCCTCAAAAGAGTGGACAACTTCCATACAATCAACACCAGGAAATATGTGGGATTCTTCAGCTCTCTGATGAGGTCCTGGCTCACAACATCTTGTCACGCTTGACACCAAGGGATGTTGCTTCCATTGGTTCTGTTTGTAGAAGGATTCGCCTGTTAACCAAGAATGAGCATGTCAGGAAGATGGTATGTCAAAATGCATGGGGTAGAGAAGTCACAGGTACATTGGAACTGATGACTAAGAAACTAGGGTGGGGTCGTCTGGCTAGGGAGTTAACCACTCTTGAGGCTGTTTGTTGGAGGAAGCTGAAAGTTGGAGGCGCGGTGGAGCCCTCGCGCTGCAACTTCAGTGCATGTGCTGCAGGGAATCGACTTGTATTGTTTGGAGGGGAAGGAGTTAATATGCAACCAATGGATGATACATTTGTTCTGAATCTTGATGCTGCAAATCCAGAGTGGCGTCGGGTGAGTGTAGAATCATCTCCACCAGGGCGTTGGGGCCATACACTCTCATGCCTGAATGGTTCCTGGTTGGTGGTGTTTGGTGGATGTGGGAGACAGGGATTGCTCAATGACGTGTTTATTCTTGACTTGGATGCTGAACAGCCTACTTGGAAGCAAGTTTCTGGTGGAACTCCCCCTCTCcctagatcttggcatagctcTTGCACCATAGAAGGCTCTAAGTTAGTCGTCTCCGGTGGATGCACTGATGCAGGGGTACTTCTAAGTGACACGTATCTTTTAGATCTCACAACAGACAACCCAACATGGAGAGAAATCCCTACTTCTTGGGCTCCACCCTCTAGGTTGGGCCATTCACTCTCAGTTTATGGTAGGACAAAGATTCTCATGTTTGGAGGGCTTGCCAAGAGTGGGAACTTGAGATTACGATCAGGTGAGGCATACACGATTGATCTAGAGGATGAAAGGCCACAATGGAGACAACTGGAATGTGGTGGTGCATACACTGGCATAGGTGGTCAGAATGCTGTGGTTCCTCCTCCTAGGCTTGATCATGTTGCTGTAAGCATGCCTTGTGGGAGAATTATTATATTTGGCGGTTCTATTGCTGGGCTACACTCTCCTTCTCAGCTTTTCTTGTTGGATCCTTCTGAGGAGAAACTGTCGTGGAGGGTTCTTAATGCCCCTGGGCAATCACCGAAGTTTGCTTGGGGTCATAGCACCTGCGTGGTTGGAGGAACAAGGGTTTTGGTTCTTGGGGGCCACACTGGAGAGGAGTGGATTCTCAATGAGTTGCACGAGTTGTGTTTGGCGAGTAGACAGGATTCAGATCCATGA
- the LOC127810064 gene encoding phragmoplastin DRP1C isoform X2, translated as MATMESLIGLVNRIQRACTVLGDHGGEGSLWEALPSVAVVGGQSSGKSSVLESVVGRDFLPRGSGIVTRRPLVLQLHKIEGASEHAEFLHAPKKRFTDFAAVRKEIADETDRITGKTKQISNVPIQLSIYSPNVVNLTLIDLPGLTKVAVEGQPDSIVQDIENMVRSYVEKPNCIILAISPANQDIATSDAIKLAREVDPTGERTFGVLTKLDLMDKGTNALDVLEGRQYRLQHPWVGIVNRSQADINKNVDMINARRKEQEYFESSPEYGHLAHKMGSEYLAKLLSKHLETVIRQRIPSIIALINKTIDELNAELDRIGRPISVDGGAQLLTILEMCRAFDRVFKEHIDGGRPGGDRIYGVFDNQLPAAMKKLPLDRHLSLNNVRKVISEADGYQPHLVAPEQGYRRLIDGSLGYFKGPAEASVDAVRFQAIHPHSMEPTELKRFPSLQSDIAAAANDALERFRDESRKAVLRLVEMESTYLTVEFFRKLHFESEKNPPANAPGPNVDRYSENHLRRIGTNVTGYVNMVCDTLKNSIPKAIVFCQVLQAKKNLLSQFYAQVGRREKEQLGKMLDEDPSLMEKRNQLAKRLELYKSARDEIDSVAWK; from the exons ATGGCCACAATGGAGAGCTTGATTGGGCTGGTCAATAGAATCCAAAGGGCCTGCACCGTCTTGGGCGATCATGGCGGCGAAGGCTCCCTCTGGGAAGCGCTTCCCTCCGTCGCCGTCGTCGGAGGTCAG AGTTCTGGGAAGTCATCGGTCTTGGAAAGTGTTGTTGGAAGAGACTTTCTGCCCCGTGGATCGG GTATTGTTACTAGGAGGCCATTGGTGTTGCAATTACACAAGATAGAAGGGGCATCTGAGCATGCAGAGTTTCTTCATGCACCAAAGAAGAGGTTCACTGATTTTG CTGCTGTGAGGAAGGAGATTGCAGATGAAACAGACCGTATTACAGGGAAGACTAAGCAAATCTCCAACGTTCCAATTCAACTGAGCATTTATTCTCCAAATG TTGTAAACTTAACCCTCATAGATCTTCCTGGACTGACAAAGGTTGCTGTGG AGGGACAACCAGACAGTATTGTTCAAGATATTGAAAATATGGTCCGCTCTTATGTTGAGAAG CCTAATTGCATTATACTGGCAATCTCTCCTGCTAATCAAGATATTGCCACTTCTGATGCTATAAAGCTTGCAAGAGAAGTTGATCCTACAG GTGAAAGAACTTTTGGGGTGCTAACGAAACTTGATCTGATGGACAAGGGAACAAATGCTCTGGAT GTTCTTGAAGGAAGACAATACAGGCTTCAACATCCCTGGGTTGGGATTGTGAACAGATCACAAGCAGATATCAACAAAAATGTCGACATGATTAATGCTCGTCGAAAGGAGCAGGAGTATTTCGAGTCTAGCCCAGAATATGGACACTTGGCACATAAGATGGGTTCAGAGTATCTGGCAAAACTTCTATCCAAG CATTTGGAGACTGTTATCAGGCAGCGTATACCGAGTATAATTGCATTGATAAATAAGACAATTGATGAGCTTAACGCGGAGTTGGACCGAATCGGCAGGCCTATTTCTGTAGATGGAGGG GCCCAGCTCTTAACGATTTTGGAAATGTGTCGTGCATTTGACCGCGTGTTTAAGGAACACATTGATGGAGG GCGACCAGGTGGTGATCGGATATATGGTGTTTTTGACAATCAACTACCAGCTGCCATGAAAAAGCTTCCATTGGATCGGCATCTCTCTCTAAATAATGTCAGGAAAGTTATTTCAGAAGCAGATGGGTACCAGCCCCATTTGGTTGCTCCAGAACAAGGGTACAGAAGACTGATTGATGGATCTCTCGGTTACTTCAAAGGCCCAGCTGAAGCCTCTGTTGATGCTGTAAGGTTCCAAGCTATTCATCCACATTCCATGGAACCTACA GAATTGAAGCGATTCCCATCGCTTCAATCTGATATAGCAGCTGCTGCAAATGATGCACTGGAGAGATTTCGTGATGAAAGCCGAAAGGCAGTTTTAAGGCTGGTTGAGATGGAATCTACTTATTTGACTGTAGAATTTTTCCGCAAGCTTCATTTTGAATCAGAGAAGAATCCTCCTGCAAATGCCCCAGGTCCAAATGTGGACCGATACTCAGAAAATCACCTCAGGAGGATCG GAACAAATGTCACAGGTTACGTTAATATGGTTTGTGATACACTCAAGAATTCAATCCCCAAGGCAATTGTTTTTTGCCAAGTCCTGCAGGCCAAGAAAAATCTGCTCAGCCAATTTTATGCTCAAGTTGGGAGGAGGGAG AAGGAGCAGCTTGGGAAAATGTTGGATGAGGATCCATCTTTGATGGAAAAGAGAAACCAACTAGCCAAGAGGCTTGAACTGTACAAGTCCGCCAGAGATGAAATCGACTCGGTTGCATGGAAGTGA